Proteins co-encoded in one Setaria viridis chromosome 9, Setaria_viridis_v4.0, whole genome shotgun sequence genomic window:
- the LOC117836271 gene encoding peroxidase A2, whose amino-acid sequence MASSSSAPRAAAVVAGVLVVMAALCLHGATAQLCEEYYDDTCPNAYDTVKQVLIDAHDSDTRIFASLIRLHFHDCFVQGCDGSLLLDTVPGMQSEKESPPNNASARGFEVVDAAKAALEAACPGVVSCADILAIAAEISVELSGGPSWGVLLGRLDGKTSDFNGSLDLPAPTDNLTVLQQKFSNLSLNDVDLVALSGGHTFGRVQCQFVTDRLYNFSGTNMPDPTLDSAYRAFLSQRCPRNGNGSVLNDLDPTTPDTFDNNYYTNIEVNRGILNSDQELKSSPQAQGTTAPIVDQFASSQDAFFASFAQSMINMGNIRPLTDPSVGEVRTNCRRVNGR is encoded by the exons atggcttcttcttcctctgctcctCGTgcagccgccgtcgtcgccggcgtgctGGTGGTGATGGCCGCCCTGTGCCTCCACGGCGCAACGGCGCAGCTGTGCGAGGAGTACTACGACGACACGTGCCCCAACGCCTACGACACCGTGAAGCAGGTGCTCATCGACGCGCACGACTCGGACACCCGCATCTTCGCCAGCCTCATCCGCCTccacttccacgactgctttgTCCAG GGCTGCGACGGGTCGCTGCTGCTGGACACAGTCCCCGGGATGCAGTCGGAGAAGGAGTCGCCGCCCAACAACGCCTCGGCGCGCGGGTTCGAGGTCGTGGACGCCGCCAAGGCGGCGCTGGAGGCCGCCTGCCCCGGtgtcgtctcctgcgccgacatcctcgccaTCGCCGCAGAGATCTCCGTCGAGCTG TCAGGAGGACCCAGTTGGGGTGTCCTTCTGGGAAGGCTGGACGGCAAGACCTCCGACTTCAACGGGTCCCTGGATCTTCCGGCGCCCACCGACAACCTCACCGTACTTCAGCAGAAGTTCAGTAACCTCAGCCTCAACGACGTCGACCTTGTCGCCCTCTCAG GGGGGCACACGTTCGGCCGGGTACAATGCCAGTTCGTCACGGACCGGCTCTACAACTTCAGCGGCACCAACATGCCGGACCCGACCCTGGACTCGGCTTACCGAGCGTTCCTATCGCAGAGGTGCCCGAGGAATGGCAACGGTTCGGTCTTGAACGACCTCGACCCGACGACACCGGACACCTTCGACAACAACTACTACACCAACATCGAGGTGAACCGGGGTATCCTCAACTCCGACCAGGAGCTCAAGTCGTCGCCCCAGGCGCAGGGCACCACGGCACCCATCGTCGACCAGTTTGCGAGCAGCCAGGACGCCTTCTTTGCGAGCTTTGCACAGTCCATGATCAACATGGGGAACATTAGGCCCCTGACGGACCCATCCGTAGGTGAGGTCCGTACCAACTGCAGAAGAGTCAATGGAAGATAA